In the Salvelinus fontinalis isolate EN_2023a chromosome 34, ASM2944872v1, whole genome shotgun sequence genome, one interval contains:
- the LOC129833236 gene encoding transcription factor 20-like isoform X3, translating into MQNYPNSPAPPALPPGFTSRGGGGSSYPPQSTDPQISPRMTDDYTGMQQQTPPNPQSHSRHLLHRGHHHPSQAGHMLAYDARNRAGESSHGNIHSGSSSNPYQKETMDYYFAMGGKDRHRRGGMAYGAGFGYSNMDGHIPQQYRQAGTSSGLSSGMMSPYPLDYGSTAGSGGSSSGAGAFSPSHQYKMGQNPAMQPASGPQMQHRQHGQNYPTHQALQHGQQHRTYPISGHRMPPQFSHYSPQGSASTGSSGMYSSPPQRYHDGASSGGGFEPKVNNSPNMNSNSNSISSSATTNNVGSLENVTQSYHSSSYPSYSPQTHPLHKQATLQDRNSQHNLGIGYDNSLKMQHHAPPPGSVYSKHQSTNPGMPQQPCQEIAKSPMHSQPQQGQINQNFSPISNPSPAASAVQSPSCSSSPSPLMGVSEGHGNPLCPPHVPSHPPPPNPRSCRGRLLQTMPQLSPTPNSNSSISSCGSSGSNKATGLNTSTGGGHTVSNQSRMAAGTGKGSHEEGSSSSVYSSSPLDKLMQDPGLNSLNALTSQVANLPNTVQHMLLTDTLMSHRRGKDGQSQMLQALQAIPSTQPRSRSVSAASGSGIGGGEGASSEAGGDEDSFLVSERVSSRAKEERDEQISEGGKSRMRQMSGASSGSEPTGYYPPSQSQMSMGSSKNQSHTGKSHQDSQGKMMFMESSTKQSLNPSDVSERKTTETRTPSLSSPSSAPQSAEPGPSVHSRPPVSSTPSCPVPSPAPQFHPNCVSEPGATDVNTKNGLRKTREIKYEGIKDESGGMIDKGTHGEQTREGHMRQDGQDKENKLDRSSFRNKKGDEKDGKRCKTRDLDNSNQDQNIEEQPNAGGVGVIVSTRCEVNNPEKATHAQDNCIEEKHSDSFFRESSRHNGEEGMDLSVYSSHHEVPQKSNFGRSVPQNHPPSGPQKYGYQESPHGAAMGLKNRGRPSPGSVTGSNSRYQGFHQPKPSYGPEHTKDVTGTTVEGSVRRREGSGARGHDDNSQLQHQFPSLLQEVLQGYHLDRRYGRSEQALTAHLQAQNMTRQQYQTRHPYGMAESMRTQTGVGEVTSHPSRMTSPGKPLQLNQRQGPGSDFVPESPQPSLRSEGVDTKGSHSASSEKNKMATPQRHPTHMPQSTEFLSGPPPKHINLADYSLPHRKPPSGLPSSSSAVQELLLQETEPLAGSVGTIGQIESQMLTSSLLPPSKERRSVICDVCPNRRSTPERDGEREREREKSQIGASVIQLPSTNDLGNSKEMGDKKEVGMKVALKETAEAVHHSGLTIKETDVEHHNKAFHPSVVMNAEPLRRGKIDLTTTMPSRHLQQTSHYPSTTNPLSPPPRRQAYPHGVDLSTGHASGFPGSRFGDTREGNMMPRNPQFHNPYHSPQVQLQNPQSVNKLQMYTHLHAHDLDDRLDWAATINRPTKDMMQSSTSPGRHKLSHSEQRQRMQSPTDILHNRQPFAKQQVPHQNTYYDMKMWESTNSGRESVGMLEGDPYQRSQQPPPAAPLGSVAPQLVPTAPPVSNILESPVSQVVTEEIFKSLHPSTTPNSMKTVGHSIGGNVNSVMPQSHRPNKTGGSGDTNPLMLRRRVRSFISPIPAKRQHQDVSQQRTAPSSYHSPLTYSESSLQNDDDSSSSDITTLGSPNTPCPTPGQSTYSQSSSPVQGKKSLPPRKGRGLKLEAIVQKITPNVKKSTNSGHTDVDSNDFAGFSNTEMSQFTDTQDEEECLPYLDESLSLSDIMPYRGVDETGPLPPTAYPCDPHQTSQVLKRGTTGTVTRPLQPDFDFGLGTAASSTGDRDKEIPADFTLLGPLPPPPPLPCPVQGSPPPSSSALSDIQHFTNTYQQLETRRGEHSAANLLRQKLEETGIGFDDYSSSDYYGTTPPHHSQAQGHLLRQPHQTSPRSSLAMTGSPQDSKQSDNSVPKGYFPSGKKKGRPVGSVNKQKRAQATQSQNASPSALSGPPIQSPATVSPQVAPSPSTTASAPSVTPPTDQKMTPPEIPPVLTQAVKVDAESEDTQPETEVKSVCQKQGGVKDESEVVGSRGRQRRRRRGVAAAAAKDDLEAATRAGEHFDNSRVFPDNSKCAFAPYIHVERKVAEIGAVCTIVNGEEEKMKGERGAVGGKASSSGIEALLTSALLSQLPRRDGEIERVKEKRELEDVDSALQAGKVLPSSEYLLPGPVITESIHSGRLLCCLCQKWANYKNLGDLYGPYYPPEYATRLPKNQPQIRQSLVTTGMSRNVQNLDTISNVLTTQGPELQDVPTIKSSTYSDCMFSQETNTTSPATAVGTASPAGGGEMLYLASKLAKTTTNKTTVLNWDMPPELKPVTELRKQPELQNEPTYSQQNQPCQQQQTEDTQQRPQHRKLTLHPRFKRRQKSSENSPRMVPSNSKASLPFQPPPPTLDSLGPLAQLAQLPQMPMDPEELWVHEACMVWTSGVYLVNGRLYGLQEALDGARDTVCSYCEMVGSTLGCYSKGCTLRYHYPCAMDADCSLNEDNCSLRCPKHKFPQSNQPAKSVYPEQSERG; encoded by the exons ATGCAGAATTACCCCAACAGTCCAGCACCTCCAGCTCTTCCTCCTGGATTTACTAGTAGGGGTGGAGGTGGCTCCTCTTACCCACCACAGTCAACAGATCCCCAGATATCCCCAAGGATGACAGACGACTACACTGGGATGCAACAGCAAACACCTCCAAACCCTCAAAGTCACAGTCGACACCTACTCCATCGAGGGCACCACCACCCTAGTCAGGCTGGCCATATGCTTGCTTATGATGCAAGAAACAGAGCTGGGGAATCATCACACGGTAATATTCACAGTGGCAGTAGTAGCAACCCTTACCAAAAGGAAACAATGGATTATTATTTTGCAATGGGTGGAAAGGACAGACATAGAAGAGGAGGTATGGCATATGGGGCAGGTTTTGGGTACTCAAATATGGATGGACATATACCTCAGCAGTACAGACAAGCTGGAACTAGCTCCGGATTGTCCTCCGGGATGATGTCTCCCTATCCTTTGGACTATGGTTCGACGGCCGGCTCAGGTGGTAGTAGCAGTGGTGCTGGAGCATTTTCCCCCTCCCATCAGTACAAAATGGGTCAGAACCCTGCAATGCAGCCAGCATCAGGGCCTCAGATGCAGCACCGCCAACATGGACAGAATTACCCCACCCATCAAGCTCTGCAACATGGACAGCAGCATAGGACTTATCCCATCTCTGGACACAGAATGCCTCCACAGTTCTCACACTACTCCCCACAGGGTAGTGCATCCACAGGGTCATCAGGAATGTACAGCTCCCCACCACAGAGATATCATGATGGGGCCAGCAGTGGTGGTGGATTTGAACCTAAAGTCAACAACTCTCCTAATATGAACTCTAATTCAAACTCAATTTCAAGTTCAGCTACAACAAACAATGTTGGATCACTGGAGAATGTTACACAGAGTTACCACTCTTCAAGTTACCCCTCATACTCCCCACAAACTCATCCACTCCACAAACAAGCCACGCTTCAGGACCGCAATTCTCAGCACAATTTAGGAATAGGTTACGACAACTCTCTTAAAATGCAGCATCATGCCCCTCCACCAGGTTCTGTATACTCTAAACACCAATCCACCAATCCCGGAATGCCTCAACAACCGTGTCAAGAAATAGCCAAATCGCCAATGCACTCTCAACCCCAACAGGGCCAGATTAACCAAAACTTCAGCCCTATATCTAACCCCTCTCCAGCTGCCTCTGCAGTGCAGTCTCCCAGTTGTAGCTCCTCACCTTCCCCGTTGATGGGTGTCTCAGAAGGTCATGGAAACCCTTTATGTCCCCCACATGTTCCATCACATCCTCCTCCCCCAAATCCTCGTAGTTGCCGTGGTCGGTTATTGCAGACTATGCCTCAGTTGAGTCCCACACCCAACTCCAACAGCAGCATCAGTAGTTGTGGCAGCAGTGGCAGTAACAAAGCTACTGGTCTGAATACAAGCACTGGAGGTGGTCACACAGTCTCAAACCAAAGCAGAATGGCTGCAGGTACAGGAAAAGGATCACATGAAGAAGGGTCATCCTCGTCTGTCTATTCATCTTCTCCTCTTGACAAACTCATGCAAGATCCTGGCTTGAACAGTCTAAATGCATTGACATCACAGGTAGCGAATTTACCCAATACAGTGCAACATATGCTTCTCACTGACACATTAATGTCACATAGAAGGGGGAAAGATGGACAAAGTCAAATGCTGCAGGCATTACAAGCCATTCCCTCTACTCAACCAAGGAGTCGAAGTGTCAGTGCTGCCTCAGGCAGTGGGATAGGTGGTGGTGAAGGTGCTAGCTCTGAGGCTGGAGGTGATGAAGATTCCTTTCTGGTGTCCGAAAGAGTATCATCAAGGGCCAAAGAGGAACGCGATGAGCAGATTTCTGAGGGGGGAAAATCTAGAATGCGGCAGATGAGTGGTGCAAGCAGTGGATCGGAACCAACTGGCTACTATCCTCCCTCTCAGAGTCAAATGTCCATGGGTTCCAGTAAAAACCAATCCCATACTGGAAAGAGTCATCAGGATTCACAAGGGAAGATGATGTTCATGGAATCTTCTACAAAACAATCTCTGAATCCATCAGATGTTTCTGAAAGAAAGACAACTGAAACCCGGACACCTTCATTGTCATCTCCCTCCTCTGCTCCTCAATCTGCTGAGCCTGGTCCAAGCGTACATTCTCGCCCTCCTGTTTCCTCTACTCCCTCATGCCCCGTTCCCTCTCCTGCTCCTCAGTTCCACCCAAACTGTGTTTCTGAGCCTGGTGCCACTGATGTTAATACTAAAAATGGGCTTAGGAAAACAAGGGAAATTAAATATGAAGGAATTAAAGATGAAAGTGGAGGTATGATTGATAAAGGCACCCATGGAGAGCAGACCCGAGAGGGACACATGCGACAAGATGGGCAGGACAAAGAAAATAAATTGGATCGATCTTCCTTCCGTAACAAAAAGGGTGATGAGAAGGACGGAAAACGATGTAAGACACGGGATTTGGACAACTCCAATCAAGATCAAAATATTGAGGAACAGCCAAATGCTGGTGGAGTGGGTGTTATCGTGTCAACTCGTTGTGAGGTAAATAATCCAGAAAAGGCTACACATGCACAAGACAACTGCATAGAGGAGAAACATTCAGACAGCTTCTTTAGAGAGTCTAGTCGTCATAATGGGGAGGAAGGAATGGATTTGAGTGTATATTCCTCTCATCATGAAGTTCCCCAGAAATCTAACTTTGGGCGGTCTGTCCCTCAAAATCATCCCCCCTCAGGTCCTCAAAAATATGGTTACCAAGAGTCACCACATGGTGCTGCCATGGGTTTGAAGAATAGAGGGAGACCTAGTCCAGGGAGTGTAACGGGATCAAATTCAAGGTATCAAGGCTTCCATCAGCCAAAGCCCAGTTATGGCCCTGAACACACCAAGGATGTCACGGGTACTACAGTTGAGGGATCagtgaggagaagagaaggatcAGGAGCAAGAGGACATGATGATAATTCTCAACTGCAGCATCAATTTCCAAGCCTCTTGCAGGAGGTTCTACAGGGTTATCACTTAGACCGGCGCTATGGGCGATCTGAACAGGCACTAACTGCCCATCTCCAGGCCCAAAATATGACTCGGCAACAGTACCAAACCAGGCATCCTTATGGCATGGCTGAAAGTATGAGAACCCAAACTGGAGTTGGAGAGGTCACTTCCCACCCCTCCCGAATGACCAGCCCTGGAAAGCCTCTTCAACTAAATCAGCGCCAGGGGCCTGGATCTGATTTTGTACCAGAATCACCTCAACCCTCTTTGAGGTCTGAAGGAGTAGATACTAAGGGATCTCACAGTGCTTCTTCAGAGAAAAATAAAATGGCAACACCGCAGCGTCACCCCACCCATATGCCACAGTCTACAGAGTTTTTGTCTGGACCTCCACCAAAACACATCAATTTAGCAGACTACTCGTTACCTCACAGGAAACCCCCTTCAGGTCTTCCCAGCTCATCATCAGCTGTACAGGAACTCCTATTGCAGGAAACAGAGCCGCTAGCGGGCAGTGTTGGAACCATAGGTCAAATTGAGTCTCAAATGTTGACGTCTTCCCTTTTACCTCCATCTAAAGAGCGCCGCTCTGTCATATGTGATGTTTGTCCCAATCGCCGCAGTACACCAGAAAGGGATGGGGAACGTGAAAGAGAGCGGGAAAAAAGTCAAATTGGTGCCTCTGTGATCCAACTGCCATCAACAAATGATCTAGGGAACAGTAAGGAGATGGGAGATAAAAAAGAGGTTGGAATGAAGGTAGCATTAAAGGAGACTGCAGAGGCTGTCCATCATAGTGGTCTTACAATCAAGGAAACTGATGTTGAGCATCATAACAAGGCTTTCCACCCATCTGTGGTTATGAATGCAGAGCCTCTTAGAAGAGGTAAGATTGATTTGACCACCACCATGCCTTCTCGACATCTGCAGCAAACCTCTCACTATCCCTCTACCACCAACCCTCTGTCTCCACCACCAAGACGTCAGGCATACCCACATGGTGTAGATTTATCTACAGGGCATGCCAGTGGGTTTCCTGGTTCCAGGTTTGGTGATACAAGAGAGGGCAATATGATGCCACGTAACCCCCAATTTCACAATCCCTACCACTCACCCCAAGTTCAATTACAAAACCCACAATCCGTAAACAAATTACAAATGTATACTCACCTCCATGCTCATGACTTGGATGACAGACTTGATTGGGCAGCTACCATTAATAGACCCACCAAGGATATGATGCAGTCCAGTACTTCTCCAGGTAGACATAAACTCAGTCATTCAGAGCAGAGACAAAGGATGCAGTCTCCAACTGACATTTTGCACAATCGCCAACCGTTCGCTAAACAGCAAGTTCCTCATCAGAACACTTACTATGACATGAAAATGTGGGAGTCAACAAACTctggtagagagagtgtagggatGTTGGAGGGGGACCCTTACCAGAGAAGTCAACAGCCACCTCCTGCTGCTCCTCTTGGGTCTGTTGCCCCCCAATTGGTTCCAACAGCTCCACCAGTCTCCAACATTCTTGAATCGCCTGTTTCCCAAGTGGTTACAGAAGAAATCTTTAAATCACTCCATCCATCAACTACACCTAATTCCATGAAAACAGTTGGTCACAGTATTGGTGGGAATGTCAATTCCGTGATGCCACAGAGCCATCGACCAAATAAAACTGGGGGTTCTGGGGACACTAATCCATTAATGTTGAGGAGGAGAGTTCGATCTTTCATTTCCCCTATCCCAGCCAAGAGGCAGCATCAGGATGTATCACAGCAAAGGACTGCCCCTAGTTCATATCACTCACCTTTGACCTACTCTGAATCCAGCCTCCAAAATGACGATGACTCATCCAGTTCAGATATAACTACACTTGGTTCGCCTAATACTCCTTGTCCCACACCTGGACAAAGCACTTATTCACAATCCTCCTCACCTGTTCAGGGTAAAAAGAGTCTGCCTCCAAGAAAAGGGAGAGGTTTAAAACTGGAGGCTATTGTTCAGAAAATTACACCAAATGTGAAGAAATCTACTAACAGTGGCCATACCGATGTTGACTCAAATGATTTTGCTGGATTTTCTAACACTGAAATGTCACAGTTTACTGACACACAGGACGAAGAGGAATGTTTACCTTATCTAGATGAAAGTCTCTCATTAAGTGACATTATGCCCTACAGAGGGGTTGATGAGACTGGACCGTTACCTCCCACCGCATACCCCTGtgatcctcaccagacatcacaagTTCTTAAACGTGGCACCACAGGAACTGTTACAAGACCTTTGCAGCCAGACTTTGACTTTGGGTTAGGAACTGCAGCATCTAGTACTGGTGATAGAGATAAAGAGATACCCGCTGACTTCACCTTGTTAGGGCCCttacccccacctccaccactaccttGTCCAGTACAGGGCTCCCCCCCACCTTCTTCATCTGCCTTGTCTGATATTCAACATTTCACTAATACTTACCAGCAACTTGAGACTCGAAGAGGTGAACATTCTGCTGCTAACCTTCTGAGACAAAAACTTGAAGAAACTGGGATTGGATTTGATGATTACAGTAGCAGTGACTATTATGgaaccaccccaccacaccacagTCAGGCTCAAGGGCATTTACTAAGACAGCCTCATCAAACTTCTCCAAGGTCATCTTTGGCAATGACAGGATCACCACAAGATTCCAAACAATCAGACAATTCTGTACCCAAAGGCTATTTCCCATCAGGCAAGAAGAAGGGAAGGCCTGTTGGAAGTGTGAATAAGCAAAAACGTGCTCAAGCCACCCAGTCACAGAATGCGAGCCCAAGTGCTCTGTCTGGCCCACCCATTCAATCTCCTGCAACTGTTAGCCCACAGGTAGCCCCAAGCCCTAGCACTACAGCCTCTGCCCCATCAGTCACTCCTCCAACTGATCAGAAAATGACTCCTCCTGAGATTCCACCAGTCTTGACCCAAGCAGTAAAAGTGGATGCTGAAAGTGAGGACACTCAGCCAGAGACGGAGGTGAAATCAGTCTGCCAGAAACAAGGGGGGGTGAAAGACGAGAGTGAGGTAGTGGGATCAAGAggcaggcagaggaggaggagaagaggagtagCAGCAGCGGCGGCCAAAGATGACCTGGAAGCGGCTACAAGAGCAGGGGAACATTTTGATAACAGCAGAGTTTTTCCTGATAATAGCAAGTGTGCCTTTGCTCCATACATACATGTGGAGAGGAAAGTAGCTGAGATAGGAGCCGTGTGCACAATTGTGAATGGTGAAGAGGAAAAGATGAAGGGAGAGCGTGGAGCGGTTGGAGGGAAAGCAAGCAGTAGTGGTATTGAAGCTCTTTTGACCTCAGCTCTTTTGTCTCAACTGCCTAGAAGAGACGGAGAAATTGAGAGGGTCAAAGAGAAGAGGGAACTGGAGGATGTAGACTCTGCCCTCCAGGCAGGAAAGGTTCTACCTTCATCTGAGTACCTTCTACCAGGCCCTGTGATTACTGAATCCATTCATTCTGGCCgtcttctctgctgcctgtgcCAGAAATGGGCCAATTACAAAAACCTTGGGGATCTCTATGGACCTTACTACCCTCCTGAATATGCTACGAGGCTTCCCAAGAATCAACCCCAGATTCGCCAGAGTCTTGTAACTACTGGGATGAGTAGAAATGTGCAAAATCTAGACACCATTTCAAATGTGTTGACCACCCAGGGCCCTGAACTGCAAGATGTGCCAACTATCAAGTCCTCAACTTATAGTGATTGCATGTTCAGTCAAGAGACAAATACAACTTCCCCTGCCACTGCTGTTGGCACTGCCTCTCCAGCAGGTGGAGGGGAGATGCTTTATCTGGCCAGCAAACTTGCTAAAACCACCACCAACAAGACAACAGTTCTTAATTGGGACATGCCTCCAGAGTTAAAACCAGTTACTGAGCTAAGGAAACAACCTGAACTTCAGAATGAGCCCACTTACAGTCAGCAAAACCAACCATGCCAGCAACAGCAGACAGAAGACACTCAACAAAGGCCGCAACACAGAAAGCTGACGTTGCACCCGAGATTTAAAAGGAGACAGAAATCCAGTGAGAATTCCCCAAGAATGGTGCCATCCAACAGCAAAGCCTCATTGCCATTCCAGCCCCCTCCCCCAACCTTAGACTCCCTTGGACCTTTGGCACAGCTGGCCCAACTTCCTCAGATGCCTATGGACCCAGAGGAGCTGTGGGTGCATGAGGCATGCATGGTCTGGACCAGTGGGGTTTACCTGGTCAATGGAAGACTGTATGGCCTACAGGAGGCACTAGATGGTGCCAGAGACACA GTTTGCTCATATTGTGAAATGGTTGGCTCAACCCTCGGCTGTTACAGCAAAGGCTGCACACTGAGATATCACTACCCGTGTGCCATGGATGCAG ACTGCTCTCTGAATGAAGATAACTGTTCACTACGATGTCCGAAGCACAAG TTTCCTCAGAGCAACCAGCCAGCTAAATCTGTGTACCCTGAGCAGtctgagagaggctga